The following is a genomic window from Methanolinea sp..
GATCGCAAAGACGCTCGGATTCTCGCAGGACCAGATCCGGCCCGGCCTCGTCGTCCCCGAACTCGGCAACACCTACAGCGGGTCATCGATGATCGGGCTTGCCGCGACCCTCGACGAGGCGAGGCCCGGCGACACCATATTCGTCGCGTCGTTCGGGTCTGGCGCGGGCAGCGACGCGTTCGACATCGAGGTGACCGACGCGATAGAGTCGGACGCCTTCAGGAGGGGGGCGGCGCCATCGGTCCGCGCGCTCCTCGCAAACCCCGTGTACCTCGACTACGCGCTGTACGCGCGGCACAAGGGAAAGATCGTGATGCAGAAATGAGGGAGGTTGCAGTCATCGGGATAGGGTGCACGCCCTTCGGCGAGAAGTGGGGGTCGTCGTTCCGGGACCTCTTCGTGCAGGCAGGCACCCTCGCGCTCGAGGACGCGGGGATCTCCGGCGAGGAGATCGGCGCGATGTACGTCGGGAACATGAGCGCGGGCAGGTTCATCGAGCAGGAGCACATCGGGGCGCTTATCGCGGACTATTCCGGACTCGCGACGGCCCACATCCCCTCCACGAGGGTCGAGGCGGCGTGCGCCTCCGGCGGGCTCGCGTTCCGCCAGGCAGTCATCGCGGTCGCGTCGGGGATCGAGGACATCGTCGTCGCGGCGGGTGTGGAGAAGATGACGGACGTCGGGACGGGGGCGAGCGTGGATGCACTCGCGGGGGCCGCCGACAGGGAGTGGGAGGGATTCGTGGGAGCGACGTTCCCCGGCCTCTACGCGATGATCGCACACGACTACATGCACAAGTACCCCCTCACGAGGGAAGAGCTCGCGATGGTCGCCGTGAAGAACCACTACAACGGGGCGAGGAACCCGATCGCGCAGTTCTCGCAGGAGATCACGGTCGAGACGGTCCTCTCCTCCCCGCTCGTCGCGGACCCGCTCCGCCTCTTTGACTGCTCGCCGATCACGGACGGGGCCGCGGCGGTCGTGCTCGCACCGCTCGATCGCGCGCGGGAGTACACCGATACCCCCGTCCGCGTCCTCGCGAGTGCCCAGGCGAGCGACACGATCTCGCTCCACGACCGGCGCGACCTCAGCACGCTCGACGCGACGGTCGTCGCGGGGAAGAGAGCGTTCCAGATGGCGGGACTCACGCCTGCCGACATCGACCTCGTCGAGGTCCACGACTGCTTCACCATCGCGGAGATCCTCGCCATCGAGGATCTCGGGTTCTGCAGGAAGGGAGAGGCCGGGAGGCTCACGCGGGAGGGGATGACCGCGCTTGACGGAGACCTGCCGGTGAACACGTCCGGAGGTCTGAAAGCGTGCGGCCACCCCGTCGGTGCGACGGGCATCAAGCAGGTCTGGGAGGTCGTCCAGCAGCTCCGCGGCGAGGCCGGGAAGCGCCAGGTGGACGGGGCCGAGGTCGGGATGACGCACAACGTCGGGGGGACGGGCGCGACGGTCGCCGTCCACATCCTGGGGGTGTGAGGAGTGTCGTCGGTCGCACGGTTCTGGAGGAAGATCCCGCAGAGGTACAACCTCGTGGGGACACGGTGCGAGAACTGCGGGCGTTACTACTACCCGCCGCGGACGCTCTGCCCCCAGTGCCGGAGGGCGGGCAGGATCCGCGAGCACAGGTTCTCGGGGAAGGGGACGGTCGTCACCTACACGGTGATCCGCACGGCGAGCGAGCAGTTCGAGCAGATGACGCCGTACGTGCTCGCGATCGTCCAGCTCGACGAGGGGCCGCGCCTGACGGCGCAGCTCGTCTGCAGGCCCGAGGAGGCGCGGATCGGGATGCGTGTCCGGCCCGTCTTCCGCAGGATATCCGCAGACGGGGAGTCGGGCGCCATCCACTACGGGACGAAATTCGCGCCGGACACCGAGTGACGGGGAGAGGGAGTGCGCGGGAGACCCTTCTCCTCTCCTCTCACTTGTGGTAAATCCCCCACGGACTCGTGGGAGAGGGGGGAAAGGGCAGATGACCCCTGTTCCGGGCTACTTCTCCCACGCGCTCATTCCCCCGTAACCATGCATGCCAGTGGCCCTCCCTTCTATCTCCCGTCTTCCAGGCACAGGGGGGAATTTCTTTATATTCTCCCCATTCTACATCCCTCTGATGATGCCCTCTCGTGCCTGTGCCGTGCTCCTTGTCGTTCTCCTCCTCGGCGGGGTGATGACCACTGCCGACGACTGCGGGTGCGGCGGCGTCTCCGACGGACCGGACACCCCGGATCAGGGGAGCGATACCCCCGACGGGGGTGATTCCGGGGGGAACACTCCGGGAGGGGCAGGACCGGATACGGGAGGCACCGACAGCTCTTCAGCGTCGTCAACCGGCGCCTCGGGGACCCCCGCAGAATCCCTCCTCCGGGAGGCAAGGAGCCTCTTCCAGCAGGGCAGGTACACCGAGTCGCTCGCCGCGTACGAGCGGACGGTCGCCGCGGACCCCGGGTCGTTTTCGGCGTGGATGGGCAAGGGGAGCGCGGAGACTGCCCTCGGGCTGCACGAGAGCGCGCTCTCCTCCTTCGCGCAGGCCGCGCGGGTAAAGCCGGCCGACCCGGACCCGTGGGTCCGGAGGGGTGAGGTGCTGCTCGCGACCGGTGACTATGCCGCCGCGGCCGCCTCTTTCGACCGCGCGCTCCTCATCCAGCCGGGGTACGCGCCGGCGCTGGACGGGAAGGCGCGGGCTGAAGGGTTCGCCGAGAACCGTACTTCCCCGTCTCCCGCGGCAGAACCGGCGCCGGTGGAGACCGCCACACCCGCGGGGCCGCAGTCTCCCCCCACGCTGCCCCCGACACCCGCGGAGACCCCCGCGCCCCCGAGGGAGGGCCCGCTCGCGGCCGCTGCACTCGCGGTATTCGCGGCCGCCGTGCTCGCCCGCCGGCAGGGGAGGTGAGGCCCTTTTCGCCACCGGTCCCCACCCCGCGCGGGGGGCTTGCGCAGACCAGGAGTTGCAGACCGCCAGGAGTTTAAGAGAGGTTGTTTTGCATGCGCCTCAAGAACCGATTCGCTCTCGGACCGGCGCGGAAATTCCCTCAAACACACCCCGGTCAGTACCCCGCCGTTCTGCGATACTTTTCTATCTCGTCCCGGAACTCTCCGAAGTCCCCGAAGTCCTCGACGAGGAGGCACTACGCTGTCCGGTCATCTGTCGCCCCGTACCTGTGGACCAGCCTATTGCGGGATGCCTCCATCCCCCACATTCTCCGGGCCATCCCGGGCGACATGACGGGGGATTCCCCGGGGTGATCGATGACGTCCCCGTCGCGGCAGGGACACCGATGTTTCGGGCATATCATCCCCACAGGGGTGAGGGGATTTGCAGGAATCCTCCGAACCCACCCCATTCCCTCTTCTGAACCAAACCGGCTCGACGAGTCCCGGGGAGACGCGCAGGATCGTCGCCTCATGGACAGGTATCCGCTTCATGACCCGGGCTCCATGATTAAAAATTCTTCACTCTCCTCCTCCCTCCCACGGTCCACAAGGGGATCGGCACAGCCGCGATCCTACTAAAGAGGATTGGCACCTGCCACGGCCTCGCGGTCTCTTGGCTGTTTCCATATCCGCTATTCACCACAGCCGCTGCAGCGTGATGTGAAGAAATGCTCCCTCCCGAAGTGTAGCACAGCGATCGTGGAGAGGGGCACAGCGAAAGGCGCAATTATGAACGCAGGGATCCGCGGGTCGGGGAATAATACTCCATGAAAACATGGAGCGGGAAGTCGATTATTCAGGCGAAAGACCGCGCCGGCAAAGACGCGCGCCGTGATCCCGGAAAGGGAATCCCCCAAGAAAGGAGTCACAATCCCCATGTTTGCACTGTCCTTTCAGGCAGGGTGATGGAAGAGTGCGCGTGCATACCCTTTGGAGATACCCGGAACGGAATGGAGAGATTCATATGCTGCGCAGGGATGGATCAAGTGCTACCAGTCTCTCCTTCAAATCGGGCAGGTCTTTCACAACGATATTCCACACTTCCTCAAGATCCACACCCATATAGCGATGAATCAGCAGATCACGGAGCCCTGCGATTCTTCTCCATGGTATTTCCGGATGCGCATCCTTCAGCCGGGGGGAGATATTCTTCACTGCCTCGCCAATCACCTCGAGATTTCTCACCACCGCGTCCTGGACCATGGGTGACGAGGAGAACACCTCGCGACCTCCGCGGGTGTACTCTTCAACTCTCCTGATCCTCTCCAGGATGTGGATCAGATACAGCCGATCGTCTTTCACAGCGCCCTCGCTTCTCCTTTCACCTTCTCCCTGATGTACCAGTGCAGCGATCCCTCGGTCACCACGTCCACGTGACAACCGAGCAATTCTTCGAGGTCCTGAACAAGTGCCACGTGGTCCAACAGGCTCCTGCCAGGTTCGAATTCGACGAGGAGGTCGATATCACTCCCCCCCCTGTCCTCTCCCCGCCCGGCAGACCCAAACAACCGCACGTTCCTTGCGCCATGGAGTGCCGCGAGCTTTAATATGTCATCACGTTTCTTTCTGACCAGTTCCTGGAGGCCTGGCACTGTTCACCACCTCCGAGGGTAACGCGGTGAATAATTATCACTAGTTCCATCCATTTTCCCCATCATAAACCTGTATGATAATCCACCTGATTCACACTCCCCATGGAATTCACGCGCTCAGTATAAAATACGGGCCGGAAACTTCCAAATCAAAAAAATACACAAGAGTGTATCCGAAAAAATTGGTCATCCCTGGGAGTGGATACACATTTTCCGAGGGAATCCTCGCTCCCGGGATCCCCGCGCGGGACCCGGAGGGGAGGACGAACCGAGCAACTGTGAAACCCCGGGACCCCCGATAGCCCCGCGATTCTCTCGTCCTTCCACATTCCGGTTCCCGTCCTCGTCCCCGCCCTCGTCCTCCTGTGGACCGAAATGCCGTTTATTCCATTCCATTTCCGATTCTGCACCCAGGGACATGGTCAGGCCCGGCACTGCGCGGGGGGCCTGTTCCCGCGCCCGTCCCCCTGATTGCGGGAGAGATCGCACGTCTTTCCACAGCCATGGCGCACTCCTCTCCCCGCCAGCCTGCAAAGTCCGGGGTTCCCATTCGCCCGCCTCCGGGGAGGGATGCGCAGGATGTACCGGTGACCGCGATCCGGGGAGACCACACTGTCACCGCGATCCCCCGCTCCCCCGGGCCCGTGTCCTCCCCTGCCCGGAATCCCCGGCGTCGCCGGGAGACCAGGCATTACATGAGTTCTGAGGGCCGTCAATCCTCTTTTCCCGCCCCAGTGATTCATCCCTCCCGTTACACACCTGGATCTCCCGATCGGAAACGCTATTTTTCCGTTTTCACCGAGGGATTGGGCGAAAGGTTTTTATTTGTTGGCTTTGATACATCACCACAGAATACCGGATGTACTCGGGCGGATCGGAAATCCGGGTACCCCGATCGCCTCGATCGCGGAATTCCGCCCCCGGGGACGAGATAATGCAGCCAGACGCGAAAAAGGCAGACACGCCCCACGATCCCGACATTCGTATCGAAGAGGACCCTGTTTCCTCGCTCCTCGCCCACTATTCAATGTTCGAAGAGACCCTCGGCATGAATACCGCGAGGGGCGTCGTCGTTCCCTCCCGCGTGCCCCGACCCGGGCCGATGCGTCGTCTCCCTCTCCACAGGGACTCCCAAGTGGCTCCCTCACACGACGAGACCGGGTCGTCTGGTCTCCCTCACCCCGGGAGGCATTTCCCCCCCCTCGTCGCCGTCATCCCCGCCTACAACGAGGAGCTCACGATCGGGACGGTGGTCCTCGCGGCCCGCCCGCACGTCGACCGCGTGATCGTCGTGGACGACGGGTCGACGGACAGAACGGCACGGATTGCGGAACTCGCGGGGGCCGAGGTCATCAGGAACCCCACCAACCTCGGCAAGGCGCAGGCCCTCATGGCGGGTTTCTCCCGAGCACTCGCGTACTCCCCTTCGGCCGTCGTGATGCTCGACGCCGACGGCCAGCACGACCCCGCCGAGATCCCCTCGCTCGCAAAACCCGTCCTCTCCGGGCGCGCGGACATGGTCATCGGGTCGCGGTTCCTCTCGGGGAACAACAGGATCCCGAAGTACCGCGTCCTCGGGCAGAAGGCGCTCGACATTGCCACGTGGGCGAGGAGCGGGATCCGCTGCACGGATTCCCAGTCGGGGTTCCGCGTCCTCGGGCCGAGGGCGCTTGCCAACCTCGACTTCCACTCCGAGGGCTACAACATCGAGTCCGACATGCTCGCCCACTTCGCGGAGAGGGGGCTCTCCATCGAGGAGGTGCCCATCGGCGTGAACTACTCCGTCGCGAACGGCCACAAGAAGCACGCGCTCGCCCACGGCCTCGACGTGCTCAGTCACATCATCGGGGTCGTCGGGTACCGGAGACCCCTCCTCTTTTTTGGGATCCCAGGAGCTGTTCTCACCCTGCTTGGTGCCGGGCTCTCGGTCTATACCGTCACGGAGCTTTACGCGGGGGGCGTATTCCACTCTGTCCTGTTCATCGGGGGGATCACGTGCCTGATCCTCGGGCTGATGCTGGTGACGACGGGTCTCATCCTGAACAGCCTCGTGCAGGTCGTGAGGGTGGGGAGGGCGTGACGGATATACAAAAATGAGCACCCGCGTCTTTCCATGAACTTTGCTTTTTTTCTCAATACGCCGGCCCAATGCCAGCACTCCGAGAGTATTCGTAGGTGGTATCATGATGCTCCTCCCGGAACTCATGATTAGTATATCTGCCTTCATCACGAACTCGCTCGCCTTCGCCGTGAGAACACAGTTGAAAAAACAATGATTCAGATACTATTCAAAGCATGATCGCGATCGTCCTCGGCACCAGGCCTGAGATCATCAAGATGTCCCCCGTGATCCGCGAGTGCGAACGCAGGGGCATCGATTACTTCATCCTCCATACCGGGCAGCATTACTCCTACGAGATGGACCGGATTTTCTTTGAGGAGCTCGAATTGCCGGAGGCAAAATTCAACCTCGACGTCGGTTCAGGTTCGCATGCAGAGCAGACGGCGAAGATCATGACATGCGTTGAAGAGGCACTCCAAAAAGAACAACCAGATGTTGTACTCGTCCAGGGAGATACCAACACCGTCATGGGTGCTGCACTCGCGGCCGTGAAACTCCACATACATGTTGGCCATGTCGAGGCGGGACTTAGATCCTTCAATCGCACGATGCCAGAGGAGATCAACCGGATCGTTGCCGATCACGTCTCCAATCTCCTTTTCGCCCCCACAAAAAGAGCCGAACAGAACCTCTTACATGAAGGCATATCCGGCGAGAAGATACATATCACAGGGAATACCATCGTCGATGCCGTTCACCAGAACCTCGCAATATCGGAGCATAAGGTAAATCCTTTGGCGCAATTTGGTTTGAAAAAGAAAGAATACTTCCTTGTCACCGCACACAGGGCGGAAAATGTCGACGAGAGAAACAAACTCGCAGGCATTATGGATGGGCTCTCCCTGATACGCGAGGCGTACAACATACCCATCATCTATCCTGTCCACCCCCGCACCAGAAAGATGCTCTTAAATTACGGGATATCTCCTGATGGCATCACCATGATCGAACCTCTCGGCTATCTCGAATTCCTCCAGCTGGCGAAACATGCAAAATTAATACTGACCGACTCGGGAGGGGTGCAGGAGGAGGCCTGTATCCTCGGCGTCCCCTGCGTTACCCTGCGTGAGAACACCGAAAGGCAGGAGACCCTCGAGGTGGGGAGCAATATGCTTGTCGGGACTGATCCTTACATGATTCAAGGCGGAGTCGCAAGGATGCTCGAAATCAAAGGTGACTGGAAGAACCCATTCGGGGACGGAAAGGCGGGTGAGAGAATCATCGAGATCATTCGAAATGGTCCGTTTTCCTAGGGAAAAGGAGTCGATTTTAATGATCACTAAAAAAGTGCTAGTTACTGGTGGCGCAGGATTCATCGGAACGAATCTGATCAAAGAACTCGAATCGAGGGGGCACGAGGTAATCGCCTGCGATATTTTCCATACACACAGGGAGAATTACATCCGGGCAGATGTCAGGAACTACCGTCAGCTGGAGCGGATCTTTGAATCCCACAGCTTCGATTATGTGTATCACCTAGCTGCCGAGTACGGCAGATGGAACGGTGAGGATTACTACGAGAATCTCTGGCAGACGAATGTCATCGGCACGAAACACATGCTCCGTTTGCAGGAGAAACACAAATTCCGTATGATCTTCTTTTCCAGCGCGGAGGTATACGGTGACTACGACGGCATCATGACAGAGGATGTCATGGAGAAGAACGCCATCCGCGACACCTATCAGATGAATGACTACGCGATCACAAAATGGGCGGGTGAGCTGATGTGCATGAACTCGTCCAAGATGTTCGGCACAGAGACGGTCAGGGTCAGACCTGTCAATTGTTATGGGCCGCACGAGCACTACAATCCTTACAGGGGATTCATACCGAAATTCATCTACCATGCACTTTTCAACAAACCCTATACGGTGTACAGGGGCCACAGGCGCATCATCGATTACGTGGAGGACTCCTGCCGGACATGGGCGAATATCCTCGACAATTTCATCCCGGGAGAGGTCTATAACGTGGCAGGGAGGCCAGAATGGGAGAGGGACATCAAGGAATATTCGGATCTCGTGCTTTCTGCAGTTGGCCGTGACGATTCATTGGTCACTTATCAAGATGCTGAACCATTTACCACAAAGGTGAAGACCATCGATTGTTCAAAGGCGATACGTGATTTAAAGCATGATCCAAAGGTTCCCCCGGAAGAAGGCATCCGGAGAACCGTCGAATGGATGAAGAGACATTACGGGATGGATGATTGATGAATCCAGAATACGAAGAATACGAGGGCAGCACTATACTTGTCACAGGGGGAGCTGGTGCGATCGGCGGAAATCTCTGTCGAAGATTGTCCGAATTGAATGCGAGGAAAGTCATCATACTCGACAACCTCACCTCTTCCTACGAGTGGAATATTCCGAGAGCGCCGAACATCATTTTTATCAAGGGAGACATTCTCGACGAAGAATCTCTGAAGCGCGTCTTCAAGGAGAGACCCCAATACGTCTTCCATCTCGCGGCGCATTTCGCAAATCAGAATTCGGTCGACAACCCCGAGACGGATCTGATGGTGAATGGTCTGGGAATTCTGAAAGTACTTCAGTACTCCCAGCTTGTAGGTGTGAAGCGGTTCGTCTATTCCTCCTCCGGCTGTGGTGTCTACGGTCTGGACTCGAAGATGCCGTTTGAAGAGCACGATGTCTCCATACGCCTTCACACGCCCTATCAGGTCACGAAACTGCTCGGCGAACTTTACACCAATTACTTCTACAACCTCTACCACCTGCCGATCGTGAATGCACGGTTCTTCAACTCCTATGGTCCAGGGGAGGTGCCCGGGAAGTACCGCAATGTCATACCCAATTTCTTCTACTGGGCGATGAGAGGGGAGCCTCTTCCCATCACAGGCGATGGAACAGAGACGAGAGACTGGACCTACGTGGGCGATATCGTCGAAGGGCTGCTCGCAATGGGAGTGAGAGAAGAAGCGGTGGGCGAGGCGATCAATCTGGGTTCAGGGACAGAGCACCGGGTCATCGATATGGCAAATATCATCCTGAAGCTCACCGGCAGCGAAGCGGGCATTGTCTACAAAGAGAGGCGCGACTGGGACAAAAAAACGCATCTCCTCTCCTGCATCGCGAAGGGACAACGATTGATCGGATACCAGCCAAAAATGAAATTCGAGGATGGTCTGAAGGAGACATACGACTGGTTCGTGAAGAACTGGGAGAATATCGAGAAGAGCGCGGAATTCTGAATATAGTATGAAGATTCTCGTCGTTCAGGAATCGAATTGGATCGCGAAAGGCCCTCACCAGAGCCATCACCTGATGGAACGCCTTGTACAGAGAGGTCATGAGGTTCGCGTGATAGATTTCGATATCCTGTGGCGCAGAAATAACGACAGGCATCTCATCTCCGAGCGCAAGGAGATGACAGCAACTCCGAAGGTCATTCCCGGTGCAGAGATCAGGGTTATAAGGCCGGGGATCATCCAGTTGCCTGTTCTCGAATATCTGTCCCTACTCTACACGCACAGAAAGGAGATCATCCGTCAGATCGAGGAATTCAGGCCCGATGTCGTCGTGGGATTCGGTATCCTCAATGCCTGTCTCGCAATCAGGCAATGCAGAAAGTATCACATACCTTTCGTTTACTATATCATCGACGAACTGTTCCGTCTGGTTCCCCAGAAATGGCTTCAGAGTTTTGCGAAATATGTGGAACAGATGAACTACAGGGATTCGGATCTCGTTCTCTCCATCAACGAGGCCCTCAGGGAATACACCGTCGTTATGGGAGCCGCTCCCGAGAAGACATGTGTCATCCGTGCAGGCATAGATCTCAATTGGTTCAGCAAG
Proteins encoded in this region:
- a CDS encoding thiolase domain-containing protein, whose amino-acid sequence is MREVAVIGIGCTPFGEKWGSSFRDLFVQAGTLALEDAGISGEEIGAMYVGNMSAGRFIEQEHIGALIADYSGLATAHIPSTRVEAACASGGLAFRQAVIAVASGIEDIVVAAGVEKMTDVGTGASVDALAGAADREWEGFVGATFPGLYAMIAHDYMHKYPLTREELAMVAVKNHYNGARNPIAQFSQEITVETVLSSPLVADPLRLFDCSPITDGAAAVVLAPLDRAREYTDTPVRVLASAQASDTISLHDRRDLSTLDATVVAGKRAFQMAGLTPADIDLVEVHDCFTIAEILAIEDLGFCRKGEAGRLTREGMTALDGDLPVNTSGGLKACGHPVGATGIKQVWEVVQQLRGEAGKRQVDGAEVGMTHNVGGTGATVAVHILGV
- a CDS encoding Zn-ribbon domain-containing OB-fold protein translates to MSSVARFWRKIPQRYNLVGTRCENCGRYYYPPRTLCPQCRRAGRIREHRFSGKGTVVTYTVIRTASEQFEQMTPYVLAIVQLDEGPRLTAQLVCRPEEARIGMRVRPVFRRISADGESGAIHYGTKFAPDTE
- a CDS encoding tetratricopeptide repeat protein, with protein sequence MLLVVLLLGGVMTTADDCGCGGVSDGPDTPDQGSDTPDGGDSGGNTPGGAGPDTGGTDSSSASSTGASGTPAESLLREARSLFQQGRYTESLAAYERTVAADPGSFSAWMGKGSAETALGLHESALSSFAQAARVKPADPDPWVRRGEVLLATGDYAAAAASFDRALLIQPGYAPALDGKARAEGFAENRTSPSPAAEPAPVETATPAGPQSPPTLPPTPAETPAPPREGPLAAAALAVFAAAVLARRQGR
- a CDS encoding DUF86 domain-containing protein, which gives rise to MKDDRLYLIHILERIRRVEEYTRGGREVFSSSPMVQDAVVRNLEVIGEAVKNISPRLKDAHPEIPWRRIAGLRDLLIHRYMGVDLEEVWNIVVKDLPDLKERLVALDPSLRSI
- a CDS encoding nucleotidyltransferase family protein, whose protein sequence is MPGLQELVRKKRDDILKLAALHGARNVRLFGSAGRGEDRGGSDIDLLVEFEPGRSLLDHVALVQDLEELLGCHVDVVTEGSLHWYIREKVKGEARAL
- a CDS encoding glycosyltransferase family 2 protein: MQPDAKKADTPHDPDIRIEEDPVSSLLAHYSMFEETLGMNTARGVVVPSRVPRPGPMRRLPLHRDSQVAPSHDETGSSGLPHPGRHFPPLVAVIPAYNEELTIGTVVLAARPHVDRVIVVDDGSTDRTARIAELAGAEVIRNPTNLGKAQALMAGFSRALAYSPSAVVMLDADGQHDPAEIPSLAKPVLSGRADMVIGSRFLSGNNRIPKYRVLGQKALDIATWARSGIRCTDSQSGFRVLGPRALANLDFHSEGYNIESDMLAHFAERGLSIEEVPIGVNYSVANGHKKHALAHGLDVLSHIIGVVGYRRPLLFFGIPGAVLTLLGAGLSVYTVTELYAGGVFHSVLFIGGITCLILGLMLVTTGLILNSLVQVVRVGRA
- the wecB gene encoding UDP-N-acetylglucosamine 2-epimerase (non-hydrolyzing) produces the protein MIAIVLGTRPEIIKMSPVIRECERRGIDYFILHTGQHYSYEMDRIFFEELELPEAKFNLDVGSGSHAEQTAKIMTCVEEALQKEQPDVVLVQGDTNTVMGAALAAVKLHIHVGHVEAGLRSFNRTMPEEINRIVADHVSNLLFAPTKRAEQNLLHEGISGEKIHITGNTIVDAVHQNLAISEHKVNPLAQFGLKKKEYFLVTAHRAENVDERNKLAGIMDGLSLIREAYNIPIIYPVHPRTRKMLLNYGISPDGITMIEPLGYLEFLQLAKHAKLILTDSGGVQEEACILGVPCVTLRENTERQETLEVGSNMLVGTDPYMIQGGVARMLEIKGDWKNPFGDGKAGERIIEIIRNGPFS
- a CDS encoding NAD(P)-dependent oxidoreductase; the protein is MITKKVLVTGGAGFIGTNLIKELESRGHEVIACDIFHTHRENYIRADVRNYRQLERIFESHSFDYVYHLAAEYGRWNGEDYYENLWQTNVIGTKHMLRLQEKHKFRMIFFSSAEVYGDYDGIMTEDVMEKNAIRDTYQMNDYAITKWAGELMCMNSSKMFGTETVRVRPVNCYGPHEHYNPYRGFIPKFIYHALFNKPYTVYRGHRRIIDYVEDSCRTWANILDNFIPGEVYNVAGRPEWERDIKEYSDLVLSAVGRDDSLVTYQDAEPFTTKVKTIDCSKAIRDLKHDPKVPPEEGIRRTVEWMKRHYGMDD
- a CDS encoding NAD-dependent epimerase/dehydratase family protein, with translation MNPEYEEYEGSTILVTGGAGAIGGNLCRRLSELNARKVIILDNLTSSYEWNIPRAPNIIFIKGDILDEESLKRVFKERPQYVFHLAAHFANQNSVDNPETDLMVNGLGILKVLQYSQLVGVKRFVYSSSGCGVYGLDSKMPFEEHDVSIRLHTPYQVTKLLGELYTNYFYNLYHLPIVNARFFNSYGPGEVPGKYRNVIPNFFYWAMRGEPLPITGDGTETRDWTYVGDIVEGLLAMGVREEAVGEAINLGSGTEHRVIDMANIILKLTGSEAGIVYKERRDWDKKTHLLSCIAKGQRLIGYQPKMKFEDGLKETYDWFVKNWENIEKSAEF
- a CDS encoding glycosyltransferase family 4 protein, with translation MKILVVQESNWIAKGPHQSHHLMERLVQRGHEVRVIDFDILWRRNNDRHLISERKEMTATPKVIPGAEIRVIRPGIIQLPVLEYLSLLYTHRKEIIRQIEEFRPDVVVGFGILNACLAIRQCRKYHIPFVYYIIDELFRLVPQKWLQSFAKYVEQMNYRDSDLVLSINEALREYTVVMGAAPEKTCVIRAGIDLNWFSKADREKKRKELGIAPDDIVLFFMGWLYEFSGLKEVAQAMMQNHDESYHLKLLIVGEGELKEELLRLKNSANISEKIILVGWQPYTQIPDFLSAADICILPARNNEIMRNIVPIKMYEYMAAGRPVIATKLPGIMKEFGEGNGVLYVRNAEDIIQKAVAISKEGGLMRLGSAARKHVSQNEWNVITYEFEKTLMGAIHAN